GCAGCCCCCTCCTGAAGCCCCCCACCTACAAGCAGCcccctcctgaagcccacattaatgcggacacattaaggctgaaacatttaaatgaaacaaacctttCACAGAGCCGTTAAATgcaatatatataacattttattCAATAAAATATCTCTGTTGTACACATATATGATTAATTATATCCAACATTCTTATTATACTGATGAATGAACGCGACTAAATGGTTGAGCCTGTAGCGCTTGGCTGCTCTCTGTTGGTAGGTTTATGGTGGCAGCCGGAGGCTTCCTGCCCCCATCATGGTGGCAGCCGGAGGCTTCCTGTCCTCCGTCATGGTGGCAGCCGGGAGCTTCCTGCCCCCGTCATGGTGGCAGCCGGGGGCTTCCTGCCCTCGTCATGGTGGCAGCCgggggcttcctgtcccccatcaTGGTGGCAGCCgggggcttcctgtccccgtcatgGTGGCAGCCGGGGGCTTCCTGCCCCCATCATGGTGGCAGCCgggggcttcctgtccccgtcatgGTGGCAGCCgggggcttcctgtccccgtcatgGTGGCAGCCGGGGTCTTCCTGTCCCCGTCATGGTGGCAGACGGGGACTTCCTGCCCCCATCATGGTGGCAGCCGGGGGCTTCCTGCCCCCATCATGGTGGCAGCTGGGGGCTTCCTGCCCCCATCATGGTGGCAGCCGGGGGCTTCCTGCCCCCATCATGGTGGCAGCCgggggcttcctgtccccgtcatgGTGGCAGCCgggggcttcctgtccccgtcatgGTGGCAGCCGGGGGCTTCCTGCCCCCATCATGGTGGCAGCCgggggcttcctgtccccgtcatgGTGGCAGCCGGGGGCTTCCTGCCCCCATCATGGTGGCAGCTgggggcttcctgtccccgtcatgGTGGCAGCCGGGGGCTTCCTGCCCCCATCATGGTGGCAGCCGGGGGCTTCCTGCCCCCATCATGGTGGCAGCCGGGGCCTTCCTGTCCCTCGTCATGGTGGCAGCCgggggcttcctgtccccgtcatgGTGGCAGCCGGGGGCTTCCTGCCCCCATCATGGTGGCAGCCgggggcttcctgtcccccgtcaTGGTGGCAGCCgggggcttcctgtccccgtcatgGTGGCAGCCGGGGGCTTCCTGCCCCCATCATGGTGGCAGCCGGGGGCTTTCTGCCCCCATCATGGTGGCAGCCGGGGGCTTCCTGCCCCCATCATGGTTGCAGCCGGGGGCTTCCTGCCCCCATCATGGTGGCAGCCGGGGGCTTTCCTGCCCCCATCATGGTGGCAGCCgggggcttcctgtccccagtCATGGTGGCAGCCGGGGGCTTCCTACAGCACAGTGCTCAAGCAAAATGCACGAGGCATTTCATAGGCAAAAACGCGTTCAAATTACATAAGGAATCATTCACCCGCGGACACAACAGCccaacacatgtgcacacacacacacacacacacacacacacacacacacacacacacacacacacacacacacacacacacacacacacacacacacacacacacacacacacacacacacacacacacacacacacacacacacacacacacacacacacacacacacacacacacacacaccaactcacACATGTATGCACACACATATAGGTGCGTGCGCATGTGCATACATATTGCATGCGCGTATGcatgtatgccaccagactagtgccagaactgagaggtatgagctacgaggaaaggctacgggagctaaacctcacgtccctaaaagacagaagagttaggggaaacatgatcaccacatacaaaattctcaggggaattgacagggtggacaaagacaaactatttagtacGGGTgtgaacacgaacaaggagacacaggtggaaacttagtacccaaatgagccacagagacgttagaaagaactttttcagtgtcagagtagttaacaggtggaacgcattaggcagtgatgtggtggaggctgactccatacacagtgtcaaatgtagataagatagagcccagtaggctcaggaacctgtacaccagttgattgacagttgacagacgGGAcataagagccagagctcaacccccgcaaacacaactaggtgaacacacatacaatcacatacacacacacacacacacagggagggagggagctgccATCctcaggtgggagggagggtgagggagctgcCATCctcaggtgggagggagggtgagggagctgcCATCctcaggtgggagggagggtgagggagctgcCATCctcaggtgggagggagggtgagggagctgcCATCCTCAGGTGggaagggagggtgagggagctgcCATCctcaggtgggagggagggtgagggagctgcCATCctcaggtgggagggagggtgagggagctgcCATCctcaggtgggagggagggagggagctgccATCCTcaggtgggagggagtgtgtgggagctGCCATCctcaggtgggagggagggtgagggagctgcCATCctcaggtgggagggagggagggggagctgcCATCCNNNNNNNNNNNNNNNNNNNNNNNNNNNNNNNNNNNNNNNNNNNNNNNNNNNNNNNNNNNNNNNNNNNNNNNNNNNNNNNNNNNNNNNNNNNNNNNNNNNNNNNNNNNNNNNNNNNNNNNNNNNNNNNNNNNNNNNNNNNNNNNNNNNNNNNNNNNNNNNNNNNNNNNNNNNNNNNNNNNNNNNNNNNNNNNNNNNNNNNNNNNNNNNNNNNNNNNNNNNNNNNNNNNNNNNNNNNNNNNNNNNNNNNNNNNNNNNNNNNNNNNNNNNNNNNNNNNNNNNNNNNNNNNNNNNNNNNNNNNNNNNNNNNNNNNNNNNNNNNNNNNNNNNNNNNNNNNNNNNNNNNNNNNNNNNNNNNNNNNNNNNNNNNNNNNNNNNNNNNNNNNNNNNNNNNNNNNNNNNNNNNNNNNNNNNNNNNNNNNNNNNNNNNNNNNNNNNNNNNNNNNNNNNNNNNNNNNNNNNNNNNNNNNNNNNNNNNNNNNNNNNNNNNNNNNNNNNNNNNNGGTGTGGTAGAGCTGTGGTAGTGGTATGGtagagctgtggtagtggtgtggtagagctgtgtagtggtatggtagctgtgtgtggtggtagagctgtggtagtggtgtggtagagctgtggtagtggtgtggtagtggtgtggtagagctgtggtagtggtgtggtagagctgtggtagtggtgtggtagtggtgtggtagagctgtggtagtggtgtggtagtggtgtggtagagCTTTAGCAGTGTTGTGTTTCTTCCCACATTCAGGTGATCCACCACTGGCTTTCACTTCACACAACAGAGCCAGTGGTGGATCTGGCTTTCAGGACCTGTCACTGTGGGTAAGACCATCACGACTATTGACTGACTCTACTGACTCTCCGCACGTGTCACGGCGTCAGAAGTGGTTGGGCCACGCTGAGTGCCGCAGGTGGCGCCATCTCGGTCGTGTTCGCTACCTTCTCTCTCGCTATTTTACTTCAATATTTTCCTCGCTGTCTCTACCACCACCTTCTGACATTTGTAGCTTCCTCCTCGCTTTTGTTTACTGTCAAGCGTTCGTTATTTGCTgagctccttctctctctctctctctctctctctctctctctctctctctctctctctctctctctctctctctccctcgttgTCATGAGATTCTCTCCTTAGTCATTCTCGTTCCTCCTTCAGATGTCGTGTCTGTGTGTCGTTCTTTCCCTGGGCTTGGTGAGGGGGCCCTCAGGGCATGGTGAGGGGGCCCTCAGGGCTTAGTGAGGGGGGCCCTGGACTTGGTGAGGGGGCCCTAGGCTTAATGAGGGGCCCTCAGGGCTTGGTGAGGGCCTCCACGTTACCTATGAGCGTAACTCTCCCCGAAGGCTCTTAATTACCAAAACACTCTCCTTCCCCTCATCTGTAGTTGTGTCGTCCTCCTGCACAGTTTCTCTGCCTTCCTCTCACTCCGATTCCTCTCTAATTTTCCACTTCATCATCGTCATTTATTCCTAATTTCCTCTTTCGCTCTCCTTGACTCGCGATCTTCCCCACAAACACTCCAGACACCTTCACTCTCTCTTCTGTTTCACTGTTTACTTATATCTTATTGGATAATTTCTGCCTTTAAAATATAATTTGTTCTTGCTTTATTCTTACACATATTATTTGATTTACACCTGTaactcttttattttttttatttatgttatGACACATAACACCCCCCAGTGTCCAGCGAGGTCACACAAGGTCAGGTACCAGGAAGGGGACACTATGGGGTCGCGTGAGGACGCAGCGACACAAGGCGTATGTAAATCAACTGGTGGGATTCTTGAGACTAAGTTTCGTGTCGTTAATGAAAGCAAAGTTGTGGACTCTTGTCATTGTCGGCAGAGTTGATGCCGGCTGTACCCAGGAGGtcctggagggagggagagggagggagagggagagagagggggagagagagaaggaaggaattatcaagggaaagcgccaagccattacgactatattgcactgggaaggggtcaggataaggatttgggatgggacggagggagaggaatgatgtccaaccacttggacggtcgtggattgaacgccgacctgcatgaagcgagaccgtcgctctaccgtccagcccaagtggttgggcaagagagagagagagagagagagagagagagagagagagagagagagagagagagagagagagagagagagagacagagagagagagagagagagagagagagagagagagagagagagagagagagagagagagagagagagagagagagagagagagagagagagagagaataccacAGTGATACTACAAAAAtagcagaacaccagagagcacagggagataccagagggccaggaatgagtacctcagagtgaggagagaagcagagacctTATTCCACTTcctaatggaatgcactaggaagtgatgtggtggaggctgactccatacacagtttcaagtgtagatattatagagcccagtaagcccaggaacctgtacacctgttgattgacggttgagaggcgggaccaaagagccagagctcaacccccgcaaacacaactaggtgagtacacacctaggcgtcagaccaactAGGTAACTAGGTAAGGACACCCACTTCCTCAAGGACTTATTAGACACGGGCGGACAATTAAGAGGAAACACGGCCAGATACACACACTGTGGGACCCACtaggtatctgaaacctgtcctgACGGGCGTAAAGTTGCCTCCTGCCAactcctattatatatatatatatatatatatatatatatgcgcttcAACCTTAATGTCTATTAGATGTCCATTAGATCATTAGTTGTGAAGATTGTATATAAGATaattacaaattatatatatatgtgtgtgatgtCTGACATGTTAAGGTCACCTTGATGCTCACCTGTTCTGAGGGGCGTCTTATGCTCATCACAAACTCTCACAATCAATGCTCATCATTCTCACCTCAACAACCACTCATAATACTCATCATTCTCACCTCAACAACCACTCATAATACTCATCATTCTCACCTCAACAACCACTGATAATACTCATCATTCTCACCTCAACAACCACTGATAATACTCATCATTCTCACCTCAACAACCACTCATAATACTCATCATTCTCAACAATATAGTCATTGACAAGTATTTCTCagtcttccttctctccctctcactttcACACCTAaatttctctcctcctcctccctccctctctctctctctctctctctctctctctctctctctctctctctctctctctctctctctctctctctctctctctctctcctggtttTTCCTGGTTAAGGAAAAACGTAAACAAACGCACCTTGACGTAGATCAACGCAGGAAGAGACGAGAGtgaagacacagacacagacgttGAGGAAGAAGGAAGATTTTCTAGTATCAGGAGACTCGGGTATACTGACTCGGGTATACTGAGAGGAGCGAAAATCCTGAGCCGCAGCCAAATAGGACAGAAATTGGACGGGTTGGCAGATAACCCGCAGGAAATGTGGTCAATAATGTCTAAGGGGAGGTAAtcctccctacccctccccccccgggGAGTTTATCTAGCCGAGCGGAAGAGTCTGATAAACTCATTGACAGTGATCACCATTCTCCAGTCAGAGATGTAAGGGAGATggaggaggatggtgtgggtataGTGACACCACCCCCCAGAATCGAGggttgtgaggggagggagggatagtgATATCCTCAGAGttaagagaggtgagagagagagatagtgataaCCTCAGAGttaagagaggtgagagagagagatagtgataaCCTCAGAGttaagagaggtgagagagagagatagtgataaCCTCAGAGttaagagaggtgagagagagagatagtgataaCCTCAGAGttaagagaggtgagagagatagTGATAACCTCAGAGttaagagaggtgagagagagagatagtgataaCCTCAGAGttaagagaggtgagagagatagTGATAACCTCAGAGttaagagaggtgagagagatagTGATAACCTCAGAGttaagagaggtgagagagagagatagtgataaCCTCAGAGTTAAGAGAGGTGAGAGATAGTGATAACCTCAGAGTTAAGAGAGGTGAGAGATAGTGATAACCTCAGAGTTAAGAGAGGTGAGAGATAGTGATAACCTCAGAGTTATAAGTCATGTGGGAAAGTCTTTGCTATAACCAACATTGTTCAAGATAACCCAAAACATTTCTAACCATTTTTACGTATTAGAATAAAACTGCCCAGCTCCTGCGCcatgtaagctacgggctcaccatagcccgtgctacttgcaacttgttgcgagtagctgaatctataacaacaacaacaacgtattGTAATATAGTTCCTCATTATTATTGCCATCGGCGTCTTGAGACGGAGATGAATAACTgggcgcctgatagctgagtggacagcgctttggattcgtagtcctgaggttccgggttcgatccctgttggaggcggagacaaatgggcaaaatgtttctttcaccctgatgcacttgttccctaggagtaaataggtacctgggagttagacagctgctacgggctgcttccttgggggggggggggggggggttgtaacaaaaaaggagggcgtgtcgaggaccgggccgcagggacgctaagccccgaaatcatctcaagataaggtcGCTCAGATACAGATAGAGATGAGCATCCACCTGATAAGAGCATGTTACATGCAGCATCCATTGAATACTAAAGCAAAGTAGGCGGACAGACAAGGGCTGACAGACAAGGGCTGACAGACAAGGGCTGAACAGATCACAGGCAGGTTttctccctaaaaaaaaaaaggcttccACCCACCCCAAAAAATCTTTCAATCAAATATATATGTTTACCCAAGAAAGCATTCTTCCAAGAATGTCTACAACCAAGAAAGTTACCATGCAAGAGGAGGGAATATCCACACAAGAAGATTTACACATAAAATTTCCCACCCCAAAAaaggcctcctccccccccctccccccccacgaaACACTTCCACGCGAAGCTATTCACCTCCACATCGAACTGGGCTGCAAGTTTCACTTTACACACAAGCACCAGAAAGCCAGCCGGAGCGGAGTGCATTCAAGATAAAAATAATGTCGTGTAATTGTTTGCGAGAGAAAATAAGCCGTGTATAATGGCTTaagttcccctcccccccctcccccccccctccaacgttCCCCTGCACGGTGCCGGGTCGCAACAGCAGAAgaccaaggggccagattcacgaaagcacttacgcaagcacttacgaacgtgtacatctttcctcaatctttgacggctttggttacatttattaaacagtttacaagcatgaaaacttcccaatcaactgttgttattggtataagcagcctcctggtgcttcggagctcattaactgtttaataattgtaaacaaagccgccaaagattgagaaaagatgtacaggttcgtaagtgctttggtgaatctggcccctggagcctCGTGACACTAGTATCTTATATCTCTACGCCCAAAGGAGATAATTCGCAACTAGAGACAGCATATACTCCAAGCTTGAGAAGACACAGAGACCCTGGGGCATTATCTTCAGTAATCATTCAAAACTAAACCTTTACAAACATGTGACTACGAACCTTTGGGAGCCAGATATATATACCTGATACACTGGGAACTCGATTGAAtagaatgggagggagggaattatcaggggggaaagcgccaagccaaccactcaccacacactgaCAGGGGAAGATTGTGAACGCCTGTACCATACAGTGACTGGaggtgtttaagattcgctacttgaaacaaaaagttccaagtagcacgggctatggtgagcccgtagtggacttgaggTGTCACCGCCACACACATTAAGAATCAATGAACTAATCCACAATGACCTTGATGAGCAGGAGCCGAACCTGTGTACTGGAAGTTCCCAGATGAAGTTGTTCATTGATATAACACGTTATTGGGAGTTCTGTGGATAAGAATCAAGATACTGAACGGGACGGGGAAAGACTCAGGCAGTAAAGAAATACCTGAGTGAGTCTGATACTTGAGCGAGTCTGACACCTGAGTgtgtctgacagctgagtgagtCTGACACCCGAGTGAGTCTGACACCTGAGTGAGTCTGACACCTGAGTGTGTCTGACACCTGAGCGAGTCTGACACCTGAGTGAGTCTGACACCTGAGTGTGTCTGTCACCTGAGTGAGTCTGACACCTGAGTGAGTCTGTCACCTGAGTGAGTCTGACACCTGAGTGAGTCTGATACTTGAGTGTGTCTGACACCTGAGTGTGTCTGACACCTGAGCGAGTCTGACACCTGAGTGAGTCTGACACCTGAGTGTGTCTGACACCTGAGTGAGTCTGACACCTGAGTGAGTCTGTCACCTGAGTGAGTCTGACACCTGAGTGAGTCTGACACCTGAGTGAGTCTGACACCTGAGCGAGTCTGACACCTGAGCGAGTCTGACACCTGAGTGAGTCTGACACCTGAGTGAGTCTGTCACCTGAGTGAGTCTGACACCCGAGTGAGTCTGACACCTGAGTGAGTCTGACACCTGAGTGAGTCTGACACCTAAGTGAGTCTGACACCTGAGTgagtctgacagctgagtgagtCTGACACCTGAGTGAGTCTGACACCTGAGTGAGTCTGACACCTGAGTGAGTCTGACACCTGAGTGAGTCTGACACCTGAGCGAGTCTGACACCTGAGTGTGTCTGACACCTGAGTGAGTCTGACACCTGAGTGAGTCTGACACCTGAGTGTGTCTGACACCTGAGTGAGTCTGACACCTGAGTGAGTCTGACACCTGAGTGAGTCTGACACCTGAGCGAGTCTGACACCTGAGTGTGTCTGACACCTGAGTGAGTCTGACACCTGAGTGTGTCTGACACCTGAGTGAGTCTGTCACCTGAGTGTGTCTGACACCTGAGTGAGTCTGACACCTGAGTGAGTCTGACACCTGAGTGAGTCTGACACCTGAGTGAGTCTGACACCTGAGCGAGTCTGACACCTGAGTGAGTCTGACACCCGAGTGAGTCTGACACCTGAGTGAGTCTGACACCTGAGTGAGTCTGACACCTGAGTGAGTCTGTCACCTGAGTGAGTCTGACACCTGAGCGAGTCTGATACCTGAGTGAGTCTGTCACCTGAGTGTGTCTGACACCTGAGTGAGTCTGACACCTGAGTGAGTCTGACACCTGAGTGAGTCTGTCACCTGAGTGAGTCTGACACCTGAGTGTGTCTGACACCTGAGTGAGTCTGACACCTGAGTGAATCTGACACCTGAGTGAGTCTGACACCTGAGTGAGTCTGACACCTGAGTGAGTCTGACACCTGAGTGAGTCTGACACCTGAGTGAGTCTGACACCTGAGTGAGTCTGACACCTGAGTGAGTCTGACACCTGAGTGAGTCTGACACCTGAGTGAGTCTGACACCTGAGTGAGTCTGACACCCGAGTGAGTCTGACACCTGAGTGAGTCTGACACCTGAGTGAGTCTGACACCTGAGTGAGTCTGACACGTGGAAGGTGTCACCCAGATACACATAAACAGTCTCAGACAATCTTTACCAAATGTTTACACAACACAGCCTCACCACTCACAAGTCAGGAGAGTTGCTACACTCGAGGAGAACTACAAATTTAAACCCAACATAAATTGTACCAGAATGAATAAGTAAGAGACTTTAAACTTAACTCCAACGTCACAGCCACCCATTCCTTGGAAGATACCgggacaaaacaaaacaaaataagaaACAGCTTAGTGGAAACATACAGAAGATAAACAACCAATTATAAAATCAAAGCCGGATAGAGAAGGATAGTCAGTCCTGTTTAACTAACCTAAGTGACTTGCACGACCGGATACCGCTAGCAAGGCTAGATAAACACGTTTGGGCGATCTACACCTTTATCTATACCCCCTCGAGTCCTCCGCCCGCCGCCCAAACTCCAGCATTAAACCTAGATCTATGCTACTGAGAGGTGTATGCTAAGGAACGGTAATCTAGTAGATATTCTAGGATATAGAGCAGCAGgaaggaggcggggggggggggggacgaatgGAAAGTTGACGTTAGGAGTTACTGGTATACATAAAGGTATATACGCATCCACAGAGTCACTTGTTTAGCAGGTGTGATAGGCACACACGTGGCGCCGTCCTCCTGCCACAGCTTGTACAGTATGACGGGGTGGTAGGtggagcaggaggggggggggggtaggggtgcgGTAGTGGTAGTAATTGGTCACTGCTGTGGCGGGGCCCAAGGGTTTAAACTCATCTCTGTAGAAACAAATTGGTAAGCAAATATACGTGAACATGTACAcgcgcggacacacacacacacacacacatttgatagggaaataggacaggagtcattgctgtaaacaaccgatggctggaaaggcgggatccaagagtcaatgctcgatcctgcaagcacaaataggtgagtacaaataggtgagtacacacacacacacacacacacatgcaagttgatggagaagattgtgcgaagaaagctagtggaacatctggagcgaaagaactttgtaacacagcatcaacatggattcagggatggcaggtcctgcctcacagggttacttgaattctacgaccaggcaacaaaaataaggcaagaaagagaagggtgggcagactgcatatttttggattgtcagaaagcctttgacacagtgccacacaagaggctagtgaaaaaactggagatgcaggctggagtgaaagggaaggtactccgttggatacaggagtacctaagtaacaggagacaacgagtcagtgtgaggggtgaggtctcagattggcgagacgttacgagtggagtaccgcaggggtcagtccttggacctatactgtttctgatatatgtaaatgatcttccagagggtatagaatcgtttctctcaatgtttgccgatgatgcaaaaattatgaggaggattgaaactgaggacgatagtaggaggctgcaagatgacctagacagactgagtgaatggtccaacaaatggctgttgaagttcaacccgagtaaatgcaaagtaatgaaactaggtggtggaaataggaggccaaacacaggatacagaataggagatgaagtacttaatgaaacgaacagagagaaagatctaggagttgatatcacaccaaacctgtctcctgaagcccacataaaaagaataacgtctgcggcatatgcgaggctggctaacatcagaacagcgttcaggaacctgtgtaaggaatcattcagaatcttgtacaccacatatgtaagaccaatcctggagtatgcggccccagcatggagcccgtaccttgtcaagcacaagacgaagctggaaaaagtccaaaggtatgccactagactagtcccagaactaagaggcatgagttacgaggaaaggctgcgggaaatgcaccttacgacactggaagacagaagagtaaggggagacatgatcacaacctacaaaatcctcagaggaatcgaccgggtaaacaaggataaactattcaacactggtgggacgcgaacaaggggacacaggtggaaactgagtactcacatgagccacagagacgttagaaggaacatttttagtgtcagagtagttaacggatggaatgcattagacagtgatgtggtggaggctgactccatacacagttttaaatgtagatatgatagagcccagaaggctcaggaatctgtacaccagttgattgacagttgagaggcgggaccaaagagccaaagctcaacccccgcaagcacaaataggtgagtacaaataggtgagtacacacacacacacacacacacacacacacacacacacacacacacacacacacacacacacacacacacacagacacatacacacacacacacacacacacacacagacacacacacacacagacacagacacacacacacacacacacacacacacacacacacacacacacacacacacacacacacacacacacacacacacacacacacacacacacacacacacacacacacacacagacacacacacacacaccatatacaGTAAAGGTGTGATCCCCACACTTGAACatgtagccccagcatggaacctctCCCAGAAACAAGACAAACTCCACCTACCAGAAACTACTCCTCCAAGGACACGAGGACACGCCAGAACATATACAAAGTCATTCAACGGGCctcgttcctgagctgaaggTATTAACCTCTGTTAAAAGACTGACAGACAAGACCTTATCACGCTGGAGGACTGGACAGATGGATAAggggaaggggggacatgataacaacataaaagattctaagggaaattgacaaggtaggcaaagcagcattttTCAGAGCTGGGAGCAGCAGCACGAGGGGTCATAGATGAAAATTCCATAATGAAGTGAGTTATAGAAAGTTATAGAAAGTTATAGAAACGTCAGAAAGAACGTTTCCAGTGTTAG
This genomic stretch from Procambarus clarkii isolate CNS0578487 chromosome 22, FALCON_Pclarkii_2.0, whole genome shotgun sequence harbors:
- the LOC138367544 gene encoding filaggrin-like — its product is MSDWAHRLTQVSDSLRCQTHSGVRLTRVSDSLRCQTHSGVRLTQVSDSLRCQTHSGVRLTQVSDSLRCQTHSGVRLTQVSDSLRCQIHSGVRLTQVSDTLRCQTHSGDRLTQVSDSLRCQTHSGVRHTQVTDSLRYQTRSGVRLTQVTDSLRCQTHSGVRLTQVSDSLGCQTHSGVRLAQVSDSLRCQTHSGVRLTQVSDSLRCQTHSGDRLTQVSDTLRCQTHSGVRHTQVSDSLRCQTHSGVRLTQVSDSLRCQTHSGVRLTQVSDSLRCQTHSGVRLAQVSDSLRCQTHSGVRLTQVSDSLRCQTHSAVRLTQVSDSLRCQTHSGVRLTQVSDSLGCQTHSGDRLTQVSDSLRCQTRSGVRLAQVSDSLRCQTHSGVRLTQVTDSLRCQTHSGVRHTQVSDSLRCQTRSGVRHTQVSDTLKYQTHSGVRLTQVTDSLRCQTHSGDRHTQVSDSLRCQTRSGVRHTQVSDSLRCQTHSGVRLTQLSDTLRCQTRSSIRLTQVFLYCLSLSPSRSVS